The following proteins are co-located in the Fluviicola sp. genome:
- a CDS encoding OsmC family protein has protein sequence MKLALKLVEAPFVLEASNESGASLKMDATEKIGGQNKGMRPMEVLASSLAGCMSIDVLLILQKQRQEVSFYEVNIDANRKDAVPAAFETIHLVFAFNKEVDLEKAAAAVKLSHEKYCSVSASLRPEISIQTEVRHQS, from the coding sequence ATGAAATTAGCATTGAAACTGGTAGAAGCTCCTTTCGTTTTGGAAGCGAGCAATGAATCGGGAGCTTCCCTGAAAATGGATGCAACGGAGAAAATCGGAGGACAAAACAAGGGAATGCGACCGATGGAAGTACTTGCAAGTTCGCTGGCAGGTTGCATGTCGATAGATGTGTTGCTGATTCTTCAAAAACAGCGTCAGGAAGTTTCTTTTTACGAAGTGAACATTGATGCTAACCGTAAAGATGCTGTTCCGGCGGCATTTGAGACCATTCACCTGGTATTTGCATTCAACAAGGAAGTAGATCTTGAAAAAGCGGCAGCCGCAGTAAAACTAAGCCATGAAAAATATTGCTCGGTTTCTGCATCCCTGCGCCCGGAAATAAGTATTCAAACAGAAGTCAGACATCAATCATGA
- a CDS encoding O-succinylhomoserine sulfhydrylase, with product MNHYRNETLAIRIQNERSQEAEHSVPLYLTSSYVFDDAEQMRAAFSDEIEANIYSRYSNPNVDELLEKVARLEAGEAAWATATGMAAVFTTFAALLQSGDHIVSSKSVFGSTHQLFVNILPKWGITTTYVDAIDYEGYEKAIQPETKIVYIETPSNPGLDIIDIQKLAAICKAKKVLLVVDNCFATPVLQQPLKLGADIVIHSATKYMDGQGRVLGGLIVSTKEIITQIQGFARHSGPALSPFNAWVLSKSLETLHLRMEKHCAQAYEIAKRLESNKQVAWVKYPFLDSHPQRDTAKSQMQYGGGIVTFQVKGGLEAGRKFLDRLNLFSLTPNLGDSRSIATHPASTTHSKLKPEEREAVGISDGLVRLSIGLEHLEDIWEDIEQALNN from the coding sequence ATGAATCATTACAGAAACGAAACTTTAGCGATCCGCATTCAGAATGAGCGTTCGCAGGAAGCAGAACACAGTGTTCCTTTATACCTCACATCCAGTTATGTGTTTGACGATGCGGAGCAGATGCGTGCAGCCTTTTCCGATGAAATCGAAGCCAATATTTATTCCCGGTATTCCAATCCGAATGTGGATGAATTACTGGAAAAAGTAGCGCGTTTGGAAGCCGGAGAAGCAGCCTGGGCAACAGCTACGGGAATGGCAGCAGTGTTTACCACTTTTGCGGCTTTGCTTCAGAGTGGCGATCACATTGTTTCTTCCAAGTCGGTTTTCGGGTCTACGCACCAGTTATTCGTGAATATTCTTCCGAAATGGGGAATTACAACCACTTATGTCGATGCAATCGATTACGAGGGCTACGAAAAAGCCATTCAGCCGGAAACGAAAATCGTTTACATTGAAACACCTTCCAATCCGGGTTTGGACATTATTGACATCCAAAAACTGGCAGCAATCTGCAAAGCGAAAAAGGTATTGCTGGTGGTCGACAATTGTTTCGCTACGCCGGTTTTACAGCAACCGTTAAAGCTCGGCGCGGATATTGTCATTCATTCCGCAACGAAATACATGGACGGGCAAGGCCGTGTGCTGGGAGGACTGATCGTTTCGACCAAAGAAATCATAACCCAAATTCAGGGATTTGCGCGTCACAGTGGGCCGGCATTATCACCGTTCAATGCGTGGGTGCTTTCCAAATCACTGGAAACCCTGCATCTGAGAATGGAAAAACATTGTGCTCAGGCTTATGAAATTGCGAAGCGCCTGGAATCAAACAAGCAGGTTGCGTGGGTGAAATATCCGTTCCTGGATTCGCATCCGCAGCGTGATACCGCAAAAAGCCAGATGCAATATGGTGGTGGAATTGTCACTTTCCAGGTCAAAGGAGGATTGGAAGCCGGAAGAAAATTCCTGGACCGCCTGAATTTGTTCTCGCTGACTCCAAACCTGGGCGACAGCCGAAGTATTGCCACACATCCGGCATCGACCACCCACAGCAAGTTGAAACCGGAAGAACGCGAAGCAGTGGGCATTTCCGACGGATTGGTGCGCTTGAGCATCGGTTTGGAACACCTGGAGGATATTTGGGAAGATATTGAACAGGCGTTGAATAATTGA
- a CDS encoding GNAT family N-acetyltransferase: MQIEIIPYSPELKEYIKVLNYEWLEEYFHVEEGDRISLSNPQEQIIDKGGLIFFAKYGNEIVGTASLLKKTDSIFELGKMAVSKNVRGLGIGKVLMEHCLKVARERNIEKLILYSNTILTPAIQLYRQYGFEEIELEQGVYERGNIKMEKKLF; encoded by the coding sequence ATGCAAATTGAAATCATCCCGTATTCCCCGGAACTGAAAGAATACATCAAAGTCCTGAATTACGAATGGCTGGAGGAATATTTTCACGTCGAAGAAGGAGATCGGATTTCGCTTTCCAATCCGCAGGAACAGATCATCGATAAAGGCGGATTGATCTTCTTTGCAAAATACGGAAATGAAATAGTGGGTACCGCATCGCTTCTGAAGAAAACCGATTCCATTTTTGAATTGGGTAAAATGGCCGTTTCCAAAAATGTCCGCGGATTGGGAATCGGGAAGGTATTGATGGAACACTGCCTGAAAGTTGCCCGGGAACGGAACATTGAAAAATTGATCCTGTATTCCAATACCATTCTGACGCCCGCCATTCAGCTGTACCGCCAATACGGTTTCGAAGAAATCGAGCTGGAACAGGGAGTGTATGAGCGTGGAAATATCAAAATGGAAAAGAAGCTTTTTTAA
- a CDS encoding helix-turn-helix domain-containing protein: protein MERFVTVKPKNELIATYISYYYFHEADEADPNRGFVFYPHFKHGFTAYKTENSIITRYTMNYDRQIRVELPEPFQKLGVAFHPLGINHFISEPVQKLHHKETLEFSHWNPDIYPELDEIFQAGNPEQKRDLLDQLFEKRFRINPDLNITQQAIGHIFSSFGTIQVDELAEKIGVNRKTLLRHFRKHLDCSIEEYKKVVKFRTSIQAAINMGMKNLTEVSLYSLYYDQSDFTNRFKELTGQTPGNFFSSVQKMGEEDIFWKFDG, encoded by the coding sequence ATGGAGCGTTTTGTAACAGTTAAACCGAAGAACGAACTAATTGCAACATACATTTCCTACTATTATTTTCATGAAGCAGATGAAGCGGACCCGAATCGCGGTTTTGTCTTTTATCCGCATTTTAAACACGGTTTCACGGCTTACAAAACCGAAAACTCCATCATTACCCGGTATACGATGAATTACGACCGGCAAATCCGCGTCGAACTGCCTGAACCTTTTCAGAAACTGGGTGTGGCATTCCATCCTTTGGGAATCAATCATTTTATTTCGGAACCGGTACAAAAGCTGCATCATAAGGAAACGCTGGAATTCTCCCACTGGAACCCCGATATTTACCCGGAACTGGATGAGATATTCCAGGCAGGTAATCCGGAACAAAAAAGAGATTTACTGGACCAATTGTTTGAAAAACGTTTCCGGATAAATCCCGATCTGAACATTACACAGCAGGCAATCGGGCATATTTTCAGCAGTTTTGGCACGATTCAGGTCGATGAATTGGCTGAAAAGATCGGTGTGAACCGCAAAACCTTGCTTCGCCATTTCCGCAAACACCTCGATTGTTCGATCGAAGAATATAAAAAAGTGGTCAAGTTCCGAACCAGTATCCAGGCAGCCATCAATATGGGAATGAAAAACCTGACAGAGGTTTCCCTTTACAGTTTGTATTACGATCAGTCGGACTTTACGAACCGGTTCAAAGAACTGACCGGACAAACTCCCGGAAACTTTTTCAGTTCCGTTCAAAAAATGGGCGAAGAAGACATTTTTTGGAAATTTGACGGGTGA
- a CDS encoding DUF6624 domain-containing protein, whose protein sequence is MIRTTFIFSLLVSCFFWVRNANAQQKQLYDSLVTQAFGFYEIKEYKASAEKYAEAFVAFGGKGHTGDRYNAACSWALAGNPDSAFVQLFKITQNGSYTNLEHITSDTDLNSLHQDKRWKKIISQVQKNKEKAEANFDKPLVAKLNKIYEDDQSHRMQINAIQEKYGWESTQMDSIWEVISLKDSLNLIEVKKILDTRGWLGADIVGGKGNSTLFLVIQHADQKTQEQYLPMMREAVAKGNAAASSLALLEDRVALGQGKKQIYGSQIGMFRESGENYVLPLEDPDNVDKRRASVGLGKLQDYVNYWGMTWNVEEYKKNLPRYEEEQRKYHRD, encoded by the coding sequence ATGATCAGAACCACATTTATATTCAGTTTATTAGTGAGTTGTTTTTTCTGGGTGCGAAACGCCAATGCACAGCAGAAACAACTTTACGATTCGCTGGTAACTCAGGCATTTGGTTTTTATGAAATTAAAGAGTACAAGGCTTCCGCAGAAAAGTATGCGGAAGCTTTTGTTGCTTTTGGCGGAAAAGGGCATACCGGAGATCGCTACAATGCGGCCTGCTCGTGGGCATTAGCGGGTAATCCGGATTCTGCTTTCGTGCAGTTGTTTAAGATCACGCAAAACGGAAGTTACACCAACCTGGAACACATTACTTCCGATACCGATCTGAATTCCCTGCACCAGGATAAGCGCTGGAAGAAAATCATCAGCCAGGTTCAAAAAAACAAAGAAAAAGCCGAAGCAAATTTCGATAAGCCATTGGTTGCTAAGTTGAATAAGATTTATGAAGATGACCAATCGCATCGGATGCAAATTAACGCTATCCAGGAAAAATACGGTTGGGAATCCACGCAAATGGATTCTATCTGGGAAGTGATCAGCCTGAAAGACTCCCTCAATCTGATAGAAGTCAAAAAGATTTTGGACACACGAGGCTGGCTTGGTGCCGACATTGTGGGCGGAAAAGGAAATTCTACCCTGTTCCTGGTGATCCAGCATGCTGATCAGAAAACACAGGAACAGTATTTGCCGATGATGCGTGAAGCAGTTGCAAAAGGAAACGCAGCTGCTTCCAGTCTGGCTTTATTGGAAGACCGTGTAGCTTTGGGGCAGGGAAAAAAACAGATTTACGGAAGCCAGATCGGGATGTTCCGGGAAAGCGGTGAGAATTATGTACTTCCGCTGGAAGATCCGGACAATGTTGACAAACGCCGGGCAAGTGTGGGCCTTGGAAAACTCCAGGATTACGTCAATTACTGGGGAATGACCTGGAACGTGGAAGAATACAAGAAGAACCTTCCTCGCTATGAAGAAGAACAAAGGAAATACCACCGGGATTAA
- a CDS encoding serine hydrolase domain-containing protein — protein sequence MNIQTILTAAFLATSLLSFGQKSRTEKRLDSLFTALAAQNQFSGSVLIAEKGKVIYKGGKGYSNELSQEWNNAQTIFELASCSKQFTGVSIALLHRDKKLDYTDDITKYLPELSSFKGVSIYDLLHHTSGIPEFLFGNFTNNWKNERIATPQDVVAYYAERKDTLEFPPHSQERYTNTNYVLLAVIIERVSGQKLDTYLAEKIFRPLKMDRTFIYCRREAPRKLKNYAFGYEWIKNSFEKATPDDPRIGKMAFRYMDGIYGAAKVNSTVEDLYKWMNAIKNNQLLTAQEFEEVMAITKTSANKEVKYGFGFDVRKGSNSISYGHTGSWDGYITLMHYSSGNDRTIIILNNFKNGTCPYETITEILDRKPASNEFVKKVNQKEEVLRQYVGEYANPENPDEKHLITYLDGHLVYNTNKSGWDMRFFPSSATVFQAIRQGGTNGVMEFKPQEDGSMQLEMSMYGQVIGSGVRK from the coding sequence ATGAACATTCAAACCATTTTAACAGCTGCGTTTCTCGCTACAAGCCTTTTATCTTTCGGACAAAAATCACGCACGGAAAAACGATTGGATTCGTTATTCACTGCTCTGGCAGCGCAAAATCAATTCAGCGGAAGTGTATTGATAGCTGAAAAAGGAAAGGTCATTTACAAAGGAGGAAAAGGATATAGCAATGAGCTTTCACAAGAATGGAATAACGCTCAGACTATTTTCGAACTGGCCTCCTGCAGCAAGCAGTTTACAGGTGTTTCGATTGCATTGCTTCACAGAGATAAAAAGCTGGATTATACAGACGATATTACGAAGTATCTTCCGGAATTGAGCAGCTTTAAAGGAGTCAGCATTTATGATTTGCTGCATCACACGAGCGGCATCCCTGAATTCCTGTTCGGAAACTTTACCAACAATTGGAAGAATGAACGCATAGCAACCCCGCAGGATGTGGTGGCTTATTATGCAGAACGAAAAGATACACTGGAGTTTCCACCGCATTCACAGGAAAGATATACCAACACGAATTATGTGCTTTTAGCGGTAATCATCGAACGGGTTTCCGGACAAAAGCTGGATACGTACCTGGCTGAAAAGATCTTCCGTCCGTTGAAAATGGACCGCACCTTTATTTATTGCAGAAGGGAAGCTCCGCGCAAACTGAAAAATTATGCTTTCGGCTACGAATGGATTAAAAATTCTTTTGAAAAAGCAACACCGGACGATCCACGGATTGGAAAAATGGCATTTCGTTACATGGACGGTATTTATGGTGCTGCAAAGGTGAATTCTACCGTGGAAGATCTGTATAAATGGATGAATGCCATTAAAAATAACCAATTACTTACGGCACAGGAGTTTGAAGAGGTGATGGCAATTACGAAAACTTCAGCGAATAAAGAAGTGAAGTACGGTTTTGGTTTTGATGTGCGAAAAGGAAGCAATTCGATCTCTTACGGGCATACGGGAAGCTGGGACGGGTACATTACCCTAATGCATTACAGTTCCGGGAATGACCGCACAATTATTATCCTGAACAACTTCAAAAACGGTACTTGCCCGTATGAAACAATCACGGAGATCCTGGATCGAAAACCGGCTTCCAATGAGTTCGTGAAGAAGGTCAATCAGAAAGAAGAAGTTCTCAGGCAGTATGTGGGTGAATATGCAAACCCGGAAAACCCGGATGAAAAGCATCTGATTACTTATCTCGACGGCCATTTGGTATATAATACGAATAAATCGGGTTGGGATATGCGTTTTTTCCCATCTTCCGCCACGGTTTTTCAGGCTATTCGCCAGGGAGGCACTAACGGTGTAATGGAATTCAAACCTCAGGAAGACGGAAGCATGCAGCTTGAAATGTCGATGTACGGACAGGTGATAGGTAGTGGAGTGAGAAAGTAA
- a CDS encoding FKBP-type peptidyl-prolyl cis-trans isomerase, whose product MSQIKTMSQDIQAVSYCIGLSVADSLMQQDLGGIDPSVMAEAISDVFNGKTMKYSPDQANEIIQKYIQEITTSKFEVFKNEGEAFLAENAKKEGVTTTASGLQYEVVELGNGPKPTSTDTVNVHYHGTLIDGTVFDSSVTRGIPATFGVHQVIKGWTEALQLMPVGSKYRLYIPQDLAYGAHPHPGGAIKPFMALIFDVELLGIENN is encoded by the coding sequence TTGTCCCAAATTAAAACTATGTCACAAGATATTCAGGCAGTTAGCTACTGCATCGGTCTAAGCGTTGCAGACAGTTTGATGCAGCAGGATTTAGGAGGAATTGATCCTTCAGTAATGGCGGAAGCAATTTCGGATGTTTTCAACGGGAAAACAATGAAATACTCACCGGACCAGGCGAATGAAATTATCCAGAAATACATTCAGGAAATTACCACTTCAAAATTTGAAGTGTTCAAGAACGAAGGAGAAGCATTCCTGGCTGAAAATGCGAAGAAAGAGGGAGTTACAACAACTGCTTCCGGTTTGCAGTACGAGGTGGTTGAATTGGGTAACGGACCGAAACCGACGAGTACGGATACGGTAAATGTTCATTACCACGGAACGCTGATTGATGGAACGGTTTTCGACAGTTCGGTGACAAGAGGAATTCCGGCAACTTTCGGAGTGCACCAGGTTATTAAAGGCTGGACAGAAGCATTACAGTTAATGCCTGTAGGTTCGAAGTACCGTTTGTACATTCCGCAGGATTTGGCTTACGGAGCACATCCGCATCCGGGTGGAGCGATCAAACCGTTCATGGCCCTTATTTTTGACGTTGAATTATTAGGAATTGAAAACAATTAA
- a CDS encoding FKBP-type peptidyl-prolyl cis-trans isomerase, with amino-acid sequence MRKIILASLLLAITFACGDDKEKGRVLPLNTQKQQISYLMGADNAGQLLQDPNFAKYDKDQILKGFEQGLTDEKSFDAACQTTIQNLLGPTQQEFNEKYAKDASLCIGKFIGGMFKSSWKQAKSYDEFDKEYLVYGFELGLKKEDTLIAKDVKATMLKDFMTKINTRVMGEVTKKETAFFNKVKQIASIKELPNGLYMETIQAGTGGSPTATSDVKAHYVLMNTEGDTLQSSLNGPQIPVFNLGSVIPGWTIGIPFMKKGGKYKLYVPQNMAYGKDSPDPNTIPPFSTLVFYVELVDFGPMGTVK; translated from the coding sequence ATGAGAAAAATCATTCTGGCTTCCCTGTTATTGGCAATCACCTTTGCATGCGGCGATGATAAAGAGAAAGGAAGAGTGCTTCCTTTGAATACACAGAAGCAGCAAATCTCCTATTTGATGGGGGCGGACAATGCAGGACAATTGCTTCAGGACCCGAATTTCGCGAAATACGATAAGGACCAAATCCTGAAAGGATTCGAGCAAGGACTGACTGATGAGAAATCATTTGATGCAGCTTGTCAGACAACGATCCAGAACTTATTGGGACCGACTCAGCAGGAATTCAACGAAAAATATGCGAAAGATGCTTCGTTATGTATCGGTAAATTCATCGGGGGAATGTTTAAATCCAGCTGGAAGCAAGCGAAATCCTACGATGAGTTTGACAAAGAATACCTGGTTTACGGTTTCGAATTGGGATTGAAAAAAGAAGATACGTTGATCGCAAAGGATGTGAAAGCAACCATGCTGAAAGACTTTATGACAAAGATCAACACACGTGTGATGGGTGAAGTGACCAAAAAGGAAACAGCATTCTTCAACAAAGTGAAGCAGATTGCATCCATTAAGGAATTGCCGAACGGATTGTATATGGAAACCATCCAGGCAGGAACAGGTGGAAGCCCGACAGCAACCAGCGACGTGAAAGCACATTACGTATTGATGAATACAGAAGGCGATACTTTGCAATCTTCCCTGAACGGACCGCAAATCCCGGTGTTTAACCTGGGAAGTGTAATTCCGGGATGGACGATCGGTATTCCATTCATGAAAAAAGGAGGGAAGTACAAATTATACGTTCCTCAAAACATGGCTTACGGAAAAGATTCTCCGGATCCGAATACCATTCCGCCATTCTCCACATTGGTTTTCTATGTGGAACTGGTTGATTTCGGACCAATGGGAACAGTAAAATAA
- a CDS encoding GNAT family protein: MEINHKIFDQFPVLQTERLLLRKIELTDAQEIMHMRQNKRVNQFIARNSMAGLEAAEELVKKTSEAYDSKAGIGWAGVLRDGSGIIGTCGFNCIDHLNNRAEIGGELSVDYWGKNIALEAVQAIVSFGFGPMNLHAIEAFVSPENRGAIYLLESLGFEKEAHFKDRIFFQGNYSDMAVYTVFNSSIVQ; this comes from the coding sequence ATGGAAATAAATCACAAGATTTTCGATCAGTTTCCGGTTCTTCAAACGGAAAGATTGCTCCTCAGAAAGATTGAACTGACGGACGCGCAGGAAATTATGCATATGCGTCAAAACAAGCGCGTGAACCAGTTTATTGCCAGAAATAGCATGGCCGGCCTAGAAGCTGCGGAAGAATTGGTCAAAAAGACTTCTGAAGCATACGACTCGAAAGCAGGTATCGGCTGGGCAGGAGTTCTAAGAGATGGTTCGGGAATTATTGGTACTTGTGGCTTTAATTGCATTGACCACCTGAATAACCGCGCAGAGATCGGCGGAGAGCTTTCTGTTGATTACTGGGGCAAGAACATTGCGCTGGAAGCTGTTCAAGCAATCGTTTCTTTCGGGTTTGGTCCAATGAACCTGCATGCCATCGAAGCGTTTGTTTCACCGGAAAACAGGGGAGCTATTTACCTATTGGAATCCCTCGGATTTGAAAAAGAAGCGCATTTCAAGGACCGGATTTTCTTCCAAGGAAACTATTCGGATATGGCGGTCTATACCGTTTTCAATAGTTCAATAGTTCAATAG